From the Thermovirga lienii DSM 17291 genome, one window contains:
- a CDS encoding protein of unknown function DUF322 (PFAM: Protein of unknown function (DUF322)~COGs: COG1302 conserved hypothetical protein~InterPro IPR005531~KEGG: tai:Taci_1040 protein of unknown function DUF322~PFAM: protein of unknown function DUF322~SPTR: Putative uncharacterized protein), which produces MEEKEKHLTEEETSEGLESTETLDSSTVTGSVKISEEVIAQIATQALLSVKGVQPASPGLVANLRLGKKSSSGVKISVHDGEVPSIAVEAYVTVKYGLRIPDVAWDVQESIKKNLEQFTGYTVKSVDVYVQGVFFESPQKEEETAQSSAETEGTSPPERSEL; this is translated from the coding sequence GTGGAGGAAAAGGAAAAACACTTGACTGAGGAGGAAACCTCTGAAGGCCTTGAGTCTACTGAAACTTTGGACAGTTCCACGGTGACAGGAAGCGTCAAGATATCAGAGGAAGTGATAGCCCAGATAGCTACCCAGGCATTGTTGAGCGTAAAGGGAGTCCAGCCAGCAAGTCCAGGTCTGGTGGCCAACTTGCGGTTAGGCAAGAAATCTTCCAGTGGAGTTAAGATCTCTGTGCACGACGGTGAAGTCCCTTCCATTGCCGTAGAAGCCTATGTTACTGTAAAGTACGGCCTTAGGATCCCTGATGTTGCTTGGGACGTTCAGGAATCCATCAAGAAGAACCTAGAACAGTTTACTGGGTATACCGTAAAGTCTGTGGATGTATATGTTCAGGGGGTGTTTTTCGAGTCTCCTCAAAAGGAAGAGGAAACAGCCCAATCTTCCGCAGAAACAGAAGGCACCAGTCCCCCTGAAAGGTCCGAGCTGTAG
- a CDS encoding methylthioribose-1-phosphate isomerase (PFAM: Initiation factor 2 subunit family~TIGRFAM: eIF-2B alpha/beta/delta-related uncharacterized proteins; S-methyl-5-thioribose-1-phosphate isomerase~COGs: COG0182 translation initiation factor 2B subunit eIF-2B alpha/beta/delta family~InterPro IPR000649: IPR005251: IPR011559~KEGG: aco:Amico_1032 translation initiation factor, aIF-2BI family~PFAM: initiation factor 2B related~PRIAM: S-methyl-5-thioribose-1-phosphate isomerase~SPTR: Translation initiation factor, aIF-2BI family;~TIGRFAM: translation initiation factor, aIF-2BI family; eIF-2B alpha/beta/delta-related uncharacterized protein) — protein MLPDTLRWNDKTKQLEILDQRRLPREVSYLRCSTVEDVARAIETMAVRGAPAIGIAAAYGVVLTNPMTHDALKESLSRLARTRPTAVNLFWALNRMEKVAEGTKEALLGERLLTEARQIHFEDIEINRRIGINGAKLLPDTSIVITHCNAGALATGGYGTALGIIRAAKEQGKNIKVYVDETRPVLQGARLTAWELFQDGVDVTLICDSMAPFVMKKEKIHGVIVGADRVARNGDVANKIGTYGLAVAAKYHGVPFIVAAPVSTIDPACLEGDKIPIEIRKAEEIRKLPGGMEVPEEIPVWNPAFDVTPKELVTAIVTERGVLYPPFEEAIARLFA, from the coding sequence ATGCTTCCTGATACACTGCGCTGGAACGATAAGACTAAGCAGCTTGAGATACTGGATCAAAGGAGGTTGCCCAGAGAAGTCAGCTACCTTCGCTGCAGTACCGTGGAAGATGTAGCTAGGGCAATAGAGACGATGGCTGTTAGGGGAGCTCCAGCCATAGGTATAGCTGCGGCCTACGGTGTAGTTCTGACCAACCCCATGACTCACGATGCCTTAAAGGAAAGCCTATCCAGGCTTGCTCGGACGAGGCCCACAGCGGTAAACCTCTTCTGGGCCCTAAACAGGATGGAAAAAGTAGCTGAAGGTACAAAAGAGGCTCTCTTGGGAGAAAGACTACTTACGGAAGCTAGGCAAATCCATTTTGAAGACATTGAGATAAATAGGCGAATTGGAATCAACGGGGCGAAGTTATTGCCTGATACTTCCATCGTTATAACCCACTGCAACGCTGGCGCCCTTGCCACGGGAGGGTATGGCACCGCCTTGGGAATAATAAGGGCAGCCAAAGAGCAGGGGAAAAACATAAAGGTATATGTAGATGAAACACGGCCAGTGCTTCAAGGCGCCCGCCTGACGGCGTGGGAGCTCTTCCAGGACGGGGTAGATGTCACTCTTATATGTGATTCGATGGCACCCTTTGTGATGAAGAAGGAGAAGATCCACGGGGTGATAGTGGGAGCCGACAGGGTAGCAAGAAATGGAGACGTGGCCAACAAAATAGGGACGTATGGATTGGCCGTAGCGGCGAAATATCACGGCGTGCCTTTCATAGTAGCCGCTCCTGTTTCGACCATTGACCCCGCATGTTTAGAAGGCGACAAGATACCCATAGAAATACGAAAAGCAGAAGAGATAAGAAAGCTACCAGGAGGAATGGAAGTTCCTGAAGAAATTCCAGTGTGGAATCCAGCGTTCGACGTCACGCCCAAGGAACTTGTAACTGCCATAGTTACCGAAAGGGGAGTGCTTTACCCTCCCTTTGAAGAGGCCATTGCCCGATTATTTGCATGA
- a CDS encoding Exodeoxyribonuclease VII large subunit (PFAM: Exonuclease VII, large subunit; OB-fold nucleic acid binding domain~TIGRFAM: exodeoxyribonuclease VII, large subunit~COGs: COG1570 Exonuclease VII large subunit~InterPro IPR003753: IPR004365: IPR020579~KEGG: aco:Amico_1033 exodeoxyribonuclease VII, large subunit~PFAM: Exonuclease VII, large subunit-like; nucleic acid binding OB-fold tRNA/helicase-type~SPTR: Exodeoxyribonuclease 7 large subunit;~TIGRFAM: exodeoxyribonuclease VII, large subunit), translating into MIVEFDVDQLTGYIRDLLEQDANLRNLRVIGELFDFKVHSSGHVYFTILGKESRLNCVLFKSDARDVPKWPQKGDLVAVEGRIGLYPPRGAYQLYARRLVPIGQGAIARAKEELRLRLEKEGLFDIRLKRPIPKLPLKAAVITSPTGAAVKDVIKVSSVRFPQCELIIVPCLVQGLDAPKSIVNALRKVQYIEGLDVALLVRGGGSRDDLSPFDDEAVVRAVRLCPVPIVTGLGHDIDLTLADLAADLHAPTPSAAAERTFPDRFALLHSLENLKSAMTRGVKTRLNERTSRLEHIFCYIQNIVNDKYLWRNRSLLESLSRELAKNTQRKVESHKLSLARAVDGLDGASPLKILSKGFAYCRDEEKNKISSALQVTLGENIVVQFIDGDIKACVTDKVPVDRRLLD; encoded by the coding sequence ATGATAGTGGAATTCGACGTTGACCAACTTACAGGTTACATTAGAGATCTTTTGGAACAAGACGCCAACCTCCGCAACCTCAGGGTAATTGGCGAACTCTTTGACTTCAAGGTTCACTCATCTGGACATGTTTATTTCACCATATTGGGCAAAGAAAGCCGCTTAAACTGCGTGCTGTTCAAATCTGATGCCAGGGACGTTCCCAAATGGCCGCAAAAAGGGGATCTTGTTGCCGTGGAGGGAAGGATAGGCCTTTACCCTCCCAGGGGGGCTTATCAGCTTTATGCGCGACGTTTGGTGCCCATAGGGCAGGGAGCCATAGCTAGGGCCAAAGAGGAGCTTCGACTTCGCCTGGAGAAAGAGGGGCTATTCGATATAAGGCTCAAGAGGCCCATCCCCAAACTTCCCCTTAAGGCTGCGGTTATAACTTCACCAACAGGGGCAGCTGTGAAAGACGTGATCAAGGTGTCTTCTGTCAGATTTCCCCAATGCGAGCTCATCATTGTCCCGTGTCTGGTTCAGGGTCTGGACGCTCCCAAGTCTATAGTTAATGCTTTAAGAAAGGTGCAGTACATAGAGGGATTGGATGTAGCCCTTTTGGTGAGAGGAGGGGGAAGCCGCGACGACCTGAGTCCCTTCGACGACGAAGCTGTGGTGAGAGCCGTGAGGCTTTGTCCCGTGCCGATAGTTACTGGCCTAGGACACGATATAGACCTTACTTTAGCAGATCTGGCGGCTGACTTACATGCTCCCACTCCCTCCGCAGCGGCTGAAAGGACCTTCCCTGACAGGTTTGCCTTGCTTCATAGCCTGGAAAACCTGAAAAGTGCCATGACAAGAGGAGTAAAAACGAGGTTGAATGAGAGGACCTCCAGGTTGGAACACATTTTTTGCTACATACAAAATATAGTGAACGACAAGTACCTGTGGAGAAATCGCTCTTTATTGGAGAGTTTGTCTCGGGAGCTTGCGAAAAACACCCAAAGGAAAGTAGAAAGCCACAAGCTGTCTTTGGCTAGGGCGGTCGATGGACTGGATGGAGCTTCTCCGCTCAAGATCTTATCGAAAGGGTTTGCTTACTGCAGAGACGAAGAAAAGAACAAGATATCCTCTGCCCTCCAGGTGACATTAGGAGAGAATATCGTTGTTCAGTTTATAGATGGAGATATAAAAGCTTGCGTTACAGATAAAGTACCAGTTGACCGTAGACTTTTGGATTGA
- a CDS encoding adenosylhomocysteinase (PFAM: S-adenosyl-L-homocysteine hydrolase, NAD binding domain; S-adenosyl-L-homocysteine hydrolase~TIGRFAM: adenosylhomocysteinase~COGs: COG0499 S-adenosylhomocysteine hydrolase~InterPro IPR000043: IPR020082: IPR015878~KEGG: aco:Amico_1031 adenosylhomocysteinase~PFAM: S-adenosyl-L-homocysteine hydrolase, NAD binding; S-adenosyl-L-homocysteine hydrolase~PRIAM: Adenosylhomocysteinase~SPTR: Adenosylhomocysteinase;~TIGRFAM: adenosylhomocysteinase), whose protein sequence is MKLDSTLVEEGLKKINWAWNFMPVLRSFEEEYQKDQPLKGERICTCLHLEAKTACLLLTLKKLGAEVSAAGSNPLSTQDDVCAALVSKGIFVYSRRGMSTSEYVENLNKALDIEPTIVIDDGADLIALLHTERQNLLPRIRGAAEETTTGVTRLKAMEASDDLSLGVIAVNDAKSKFLFDNRYGTGQSVVDGILRTTNVLIAGKIVVVAGYGWCGRGVAMRMQSLGAKVIVVEVDPHKAFEALMDGHSVMSMKEAAPLGDIFLTLTGNRDVIRREHFEVMKDGAILGNAGHFDVEINKNHLEEMCESKAVSRKNILTYTLKDGRRLHLLAEGRLVNLAAADGHPIEIMDLSFSTQLLCALHIRKKTLEKGVIPVPEEIDRLVMKRKLKTMGVTLEEMTAAQRGYLRSWKE, encoded by the coding sequence ATGAAGCTTGATAGCACATTGGTAGAAGAAGGACTTAAGAAAATAAATTGGGCATGGAATTTCATGCCGGTTTTGAGGAGCTTTGAGGAGGAGTACCAGAAAGATCAGCCCCTCAAAGGAGAGAGGATATGCACCTGCCTTCATCTGGAGGCTAAAACGGCCTGCCTCCTTCTGACCTTAAAAAAACTGGGAGCAGAGGTCTCTGCAGCGGGCAGCAACCCCCTTTCCACTCAGGACGACGTCTGTGCTGCTCTTGTGTCAAAGGGGATTTTTGTTTACAGCAGAAGGGGAATGTCCACCAGCGAGTACGTTGAAAACCTGAATAAAGCTTTGGACATAGAGCCTACCATAGTTATAGATGACGGAGCGGACCTCATTGCCCTTTTACATACGGAGAGACAAAATTTGCTCCCCCGTATACGGGGCGCAGCCGAGGAAACCACTACGGGTGTGACTAGGCTCAAGGCCATGGAGGCCAGTGACGACCTCTCGTTGGGGGTTATAGCCGTAAACGATGCCAAGAGCAAGTTCCTGTTCGACAATAGGTATGGAACGGGGCAGTCTGTGGTGGATGGAATATTGAGGACTACGAACGTTCTCATCGCCGGTAAGATTGTGGTTGTGGCAGGTTACGGCTGGTGTGGTAGAGGGGTTGCCATGAGGATGCAGTCCCTAGGTGCCAAGGTTATAGTAGTTGAAGTGGATCCCCACAAAGCTTTCGAGGCCCTTATGGATGGCCATTCAGTCATGTCCATGAAGGAGGCGGCTCCTTTGGGGGACATCTTCCTTACTCTGACCGGTAACAGGGACGTAATTCGCAGGGAACATTTCGAGGTTATGAAGGATGGGGCCATACTGGGCAATGCCGGCCATTTCGACGTGGAGATAAACAAAAACCACTTGGAGGAGATGTGTGAAAGTAAGGCCGTGTCCAGAAAGAACATACTCACCTACACTCTGAAGGATGGAAGAAGACTGCACCTGTTGGCAGAGGGGCGCCTGGTGAACCTTGCTGCAGCTGACGGTCACCCGATTGAGATAATGGATTTGAGTTTCTCAACTCAACTTTTGTGTGCCCTTCACATTCGGAAAAAAACTCTGGAAAAGGGGGTAATACCCGTACCGGAGGAGATAGACCGGTTGGTGATGAAAAGAAAACTAAAGACTATGGGAGTAACTCTTGAGGAAATGACCGCAGCTCAAAGAGGCTACTTGAGATCGTGGAAGGAATAG
- a CDS encoding translation elongation factor P (EF-P) (PFAM: Elongation factor P, C-terminal; Elongation factor P (EF-P) KOW-like domain; Elongation factor P (EF-P) OB domain~TIGRFAM: translation elongation factor P~COGs: COG0231 Translation elongation factor P (EF-P)/translation initiation factor 5A (eIF-5A)~InterProIPR020599: IPR011768: IPR013852: IPR013185: IPR 001059: IPR015365~KEGG: aco:Amico_1038 translation elongation factor P~PFAM: Elongation factor P ; Elongation factor KOW-like domain-containing protein; Elongation factor P/YeiP protein~SPTR: Elongation factor P;~TIGRFAM: translation elongation factor P), producing the protein MASVVETSDFHSGMKIKWQDGIWEILDCQHHKMGRGGAIVRTKLKNLDTGAIIENSFRSGERFERVTFDDKPAQFLYQDGENYVFMDLGNYDQIYIPKDVLGNAVSFLKDNLEVSLSMYEGRVVGVELPKSVELKVVDTSPGYKGDTVSGGGKPATLETGLVLTVPMFIEVGDVIVVDTRTGEYIERAKG; encoded by the coding sequence ATGGCAAGTGTAGTAGAAACAAGTGATTTTCATAGCGGCATGAAAATTAAGTGGCAGGACGGTATTTGGGAGATTTTGGACTGCCAGCATCACAAGATGGGTCGTGGAGGAGCCATTGTTCGCACCAAGCTCAAAAACCTTGATACTGGTGCCATAATTGAAAACTCTTTCAGGTCCGGTGAAAGGTTCGAGCGGGTCACTTTTGATGATAAGCCGGCCCAATTCCTCTATCAGGACGGGGAAAACTATGTGTTCATGGACCTTGGAAATTATGACCAGATCTACATTCCTAAGGATGTCTTGGGGAATGCCGTCTCTTTCCTCAAGGACAACCTGGAGGTATCCTTGAGCATGTATGAGGGTCGAGTTGTTGGGGTTGAACTTCCTAAGAGCGTTGAACTAAAAGTTGTGGATACCTCGCCTGGCTACAAGGGAGATACCGTATCAGGTGGTGGAAAACCTGCCACCCTTGAGACCGGTCTCGTCCTTACTGTCCCCATGTTCATAGAGGTTGGCGATGTGATAGTGGTGGATACCAGGACTGGCGAGTACATAGAAAGAGCAAAAGGTTAA
- a CDS encoding hypothetical protein (KEGG: aco:Amico_1037 hypothetical protein~SPTR: Putative uncharacterized protein), with translation MTSKERIAYLEGLLEGLKVEDEDTRRVYEAIVEALRALSSEIEEHEEVLTEQQEFLGELADYCEELEEDMSRLEEGLGEEWEEEEYEDDEDLDYPSVTCPECGYVFFYDPEEYEEEEELQCPECGFLMDLPKE, from the coding sequence ATGACGTCTAAAGAGAGAATAGCTTATTTGGAAGGTTTGTTAGAGGGACTCAAGGTGGAGGATGAAGACACCAGGCGCGTATATGAGGCCATAGTTGAGGCGTTGCGGGCTTTATCCTCGGAGATTGAGGAGCACGAAGAGGTACTGACGGAACAGCAGGAATTCCTTGGCGAGTTGGCCGATTATTGCGAAGAGTTGGAAGAGGACATGAGTCGCCTTGAGGAAGGACTCGGAGAGGAATGGGAAGAAGAAGAATATGAAGACGACGAAGATCTGGATTACCCTTCCGTTACATGTCCTGAGTGCGGTTACGTTTTCTTTTACGACCCTGAGGAATACGAAGAAGAGGAAGAGCTTCAGTGCCCTGAATGTGGGTTTTTGATGGACCTGCCAAAGGAATGA
- a CDS encoding NusB antitermination factor (PFAM: NusB family~TIGRFAM: transcription antitermination factor NusB~COGs: COG0781 Transcription termination factor~InterPro IPR006027: IPR011605~KEGG: aco:Amico_1034 NusB antitermination factor~PFAM: NusB/RsmB/TIM44~SPTR: NusB antitermination factor;~TIGRFAM: transcription antitermination factor NusB) yields the protein MSRSFLPQKRRRAREIALQILYSLDVREGLEPDEAISLFPFKDEEPSVTSYAIKLIKGTWANKENIDMLIRTYITGWRPERMVVVDLVAIRLALYEGWIEKSVPMAVAISEAVELAKHFGTEDSGRFVNGVLGRIVRSLQEESSGDNDSEG from the coding sequence TTGTCTAGATCCTTTCTTCCCCAAAAACGAAGAAGAGCAAGAGAGATAGCCCTTCAGATTCTATACTCGCTGGATGTTAGGGAAGGCTTAGAGCCAGATGAGGCCATAAGCCTTTTCCCATTTAAAGATGAAGAGCCTAGCGTAACTTCCTACGCCATTAAGCTTATAAAGGGAACTTGGGCCAATAAAGAAAACATAGATATGCTCATAAGGACTTACATAACCGGTTGGAGACCCGAGAGAATGGTGGTAGTCGATCTGGTCGCAATTCGCTTGGCTCTCTATGAAGGTTGGATAGAAAAGAGTGTTCCTATGGCCGTGGCCATATCTGAGGCAGTGGAGCTGGCAAAGCACTTCGGCACAGAAGATTCTGGGAGATTTGTGAATGGAGTCCTGGGAAGGATAGTGAGGTCCCTACAGGAGGAATCTTCAGGGGACAATGATAGCGAAGGGTAA
- a CDS encoding type II and III secretion system protein (PFAM: Bacterial type II and III secretion system protein~COGs: COG4796 Type II secretory pathway component HofQ~InterPro IPR011662: IPR005644: IPR004846: IPR001775~KEGG: tai:Taci_1043 type II and III secretion system protein~PFAM: type II and III secretion system protein; NolW domain protein; Secretin/TonB short domain~SPTR: Putative bacterial type II/III secretion system short domain protein): MGRSSVRGFNRNVRSSLPGVLKAVFVLTVLVAVFPLGGASSWAGDAPSQDLANQMPTMLGLEVTQAGGRVLLMEFKGHKLPLPEVLSTENDQLVLYFLGVTLPSGFWEKDYSLPLLRKVKLSQEDQGVKAVIMGNMPLGLLKVEGAPPSSLLRLYVGVPSQGGEISLKEEMLLEGAKEFPGGSKYDPMMITKPVTIEMRDADLRDVFRMLGTMMNINILVDPSVPSSMVTVSLKDVPFRDALQYLMRMYEITYAMIGKTMVVGKAESIAKTLGLQQTRGFHISYADPKQIPALLQSITGVTKFVVDERLRMVYVTGTEAQLDHVKRTLERIDHPGLQVMLQARIIEVSDDGKDEVEALVNAVYKSWWASFGASGGMIGYYDDNQNTEESVYDPDTDDRTIAPPGELTFPDLSNGALKVLDAGLRALESSSKAKVLASPSLVTVDGQPAEVKLTQNYIYQSGLDDNGNPEFETEEAGPILKFTPNVGRSGVVTIQLDIGTGQILEFRKSGQSEVPVTSKRNVKTLVRVRNGEPFVVGGLFSEQTTRSVTKIPVISDIPLLGELFKIRNARKQNTEVVIIVVPYILEVPSGSVAANF; this comes from the coding sequence ATGGGCCGGTCAAGTGTACGAGGCTTCAATAGAAATGTGAGAAGTTCCCTGCCTGGGGTGCTTAAAGCAGTCTTCGTGTTAACGGTGTTGGTCGCAGTTTTCCCTCTAGGGGGAGCTTCTTCCTGGGCGGGCGATGCTCCTAGCCAGGACCTCGCGAACCAGATGCCGACCATGTTGGGCCTAGAGGTAACCCAGGCGGGCGGCAGGGTCCTGTTGATGGAGTTTAAAGGGCATAAGCTTCCCTTACCTGAAGTGCTGTCGACGGAAAACGATCAACTGGTTTTGTATTTCTTGGGGGTAACCCTGCCTTCTGGATTTTGGGAGAAAGACTACAGTTTGCCCCTGCTTCGCAAGGTGAAGCTTTCCCAGGAAGACCAAGGGGTGAAGGCCGTGATTATGGGTAACATGCCCCTTGGCCTGCTCAAGGTGGAGGGTGCACCACCTTCTAGCTTGTTGAGGCTCTATGTTGGGGTTCCTTCCCAAGGAGGAGAGATCTCTCTGAAGGAGGAAATGCTTTTGGAGGGGGCCAAAGAGTTTCCCGGGGGGTCAAAGTACGATCCTATGATGATAACCAAGCCGGTGACCATAGAGATGAGGGACGCTGACTTGAGGGATGTCTTCAGGATGCTTGGGACCATGATGAACATAAACATTCTGGTTGATCCATCGGTTCCTTCCTCCATGGTTACGGTAAGCCTGAAGGACGTTCCCTTCAGGGACGCTCTGCAGTACTTGATGCGCATGTACGAGATAACCTATGCGATGATAGGAAAGACCATGGTTGTAGGCAAGGCCGAAAGCATCGCCAAAACTTTGGGCCTACAGCAGACGCGAGGGTTCCACATATCCTATGCGGACCCCAAGCAGATACCTGCCCTCCTGCAGAGTATTACAGGCGTTACCAAGTTCGTGGTGGACGAGCGCCTCAGGATGGTGTACGTCACCGGAACCGAAGCCCAGTTGGATCATGTCAAAAGGACACTGGAGAGAATAGACCATCCAGGCCTTCAGGTCATGCTCCAGGCGAGAATAATAGAGGTGTCCGATGACGGCAAGGACGAGGTCGAGGCGCTGGTGAACGCCGTTTACAAGAGCTGGTGGGCTTCCTTTGGCGCCTCAGGAGGCATGATAGGTTACTACGATGACAATCAGAACACAGAAGAGTCGGTTTACGACCCCGATACGGACGACAGGACCATTGCGCCTCCAGGGGAGTTAACCTTCCCGGACTTGAGCAACGGAGCTTTGAAGGTGCTGGATGCAGGACTCAGAGCACTGGAAAGCTCATCGAAAGCCAAGGTCCTTGCTAGTCCATCTTTGGTCACTGTGGATGGACAGCCTGCCGAAGTGAAGCTTACGCAAAACTATATTTACCAGTCTGGTCTGGACGATAACGGAAACCCCGAATTTGAGACCGAAGAGGCAGGGCCTATACTGAAGTTCACTCCGAACGTGGGTAGGTCGGGCGTGGTCACAATACAGCTGGATATAGGAACGGGCCAGATTTTGGAGTTCCGAAAGAGCGGCCAGTCGGAAGTGCCTGTCACGAGCAAGAGGAACGTTAAAACCCTTGTAAGGGTACGAAACGGAGAACCTTTTGTGGTTGGCGGCTTGTTCAGTGAGCAGACCACCCGTTCGGTAACCAAGATACCGGTGATAAGCGATATACCCCTTTTGGGTGAGCTGTTCAAGATCCGAAATGCCAGGAAGCAGAACACCGAGGTCGTAATAATAGTGGTTCCCTACATCCTGGAGGTTCCATCAGGCTCTGTGGCGGCCAACTTTTAG
- a CDS encoding hypothetical protein (KEGG: aco:Amico_1035 hypothetical protein~SPTR: Putative uncharacterized protein), whose product MFFYWKDGPFGRLWVSKKGLQDVVERFLPEKSRCAELFFDGERSLLTLSIELQGDLLEEDAKRIERDLACEFSSIGIEKVVLNVVKTEDAKGVEALLANRLCGRFGMDKPVFWAVLAGAVSAAFQLGLRGILCALGWSVAGFLVSFFLLSDEGKKITSKIMSFFKRDK is encoded by the coding sequence TTGTTTTTTTATTGGAAGGATGGACCTTTTGGTAGGTTGTGGGTATCCAAGAAAGGCCTTCAGGATGTGGTCGAAAGGTTTCTGCCGGAAAAGTCTCGATGCGCTGAGCTCTTTTTCGATGGAGAAAGGTCACTGCTTACCCTATCCATAGAACTACAAGGGGACCTACTCGAAGAGGATGCAAAGAGGATAGAGAGAGATTTGGCCTGTGAGTTTTCATCCATAGGCATTGAGAAAGTAGTGTTGAACGTGGTCAAAACTGAAGATGCCAAGGGTGTGGAGGCCTTGCTAGCCAACAGGCTATGTGGTAGGTTTGGTATGGACAAGCCCGTGTTTTGGGCTGTTTTGGCAGGAGCTGTTTCCGCTGCGTTCCAATTGGGACTTAGAGGGATCCTATGTGCTTTGGGGTGGTCTGTGGCGGGGTTCCTTGTTAGTTTCTTCCTGCTGAGCGATGAAGGAAAGAAAATTACTTCGAAGATCATGTCTTTCTTTAAAAGAGATAAATAA